Genomic DNA from Bacteroidales bacterium:
AAAGGTCGTGCAGTAAACGTTAATCAGGCCAGGGAGAAAGAAAATAATTCAGGAGAAAGAAGGAGTTTCAGACCGAGGTCCTAATTAACCTGTCCGCCGGCATAACTACCGGCTACAATAAAGAAGCAGGCAGCTTATCTGCCGGATTAAATTACCGGGAAATATTGTTTTAACAATAGGTGATTAAAATCTTCTTTTAAGTATTATAAACCTGATTCATCGCGAGTCAGGTTTTTTTTGTTTCGTCATTACCAATTTTCTACCCTAAAAACTAAACGCAAAGATTTCATTTCTAACCAACTTGAATATTGGTTATTATCTGCTTTTAAGTTAAATTTGAGTTAAGAAACCTGCGGTTTTACGCAAAATACGCAAAGGCTCAAACCTGGCGGTTTGAGTGTTTTAGCAAATAAATCGATTTTTGCTCATACCGTTATCCGAAACTAACAAATGCAAAATAAAAGCCATGAATGAAAATCAACTATCAAACCAAATAATTGGTTTGGCAATAAAAGTTCATAAAACATTAGGTCCGGGTTTATATGAAAATGTTTATAAAGACTGCCTCTTCTATGAATTAAGTAATAGTGGGTTATTGGTTGAAAAGGAAAAGCCAGTAAGTGTTACTTATGAAAATCATGTTTTGGATTGTAGTTTCAGAATGGATTTGTTTGTAGAAAAAAAGGTTGTACTTGAAATCAAAAGTGTGGAAGAAATAACCAGGATTCATATGACTCAATTACTGACTTACTTAAAATTTTCTCAAGCAAAATTAGGATTGCTGATGAATTTTAATGTTGCCCTTTTAAGTCAAGGAATTAAACGCGTTGTCCTTAACTTATGAAGATTTGTCTTCCGGTTCCCAAACCCAAACCTTTAGGTTTGGGCCTTTGCGCTTTTTGCGTCAAACCGTAGGTTTCTCAATTGGAATCATCATATAAACGTCAAAACCAAAAATTCAATTACTTGGAAAATAATCCTTCGCGTTAATTTTTTTTTTGGGGAATTAGTTATCCCAGAAATTTTACCAGCTCTTCAACAGTAACCTTGAACTGCTCGCCGGTTGTCATGTTTTTAACGCCGAGGATTCCTTCAGCAATTTCGTTTTCACCTGCCAGCACCACATATTGAATGTGCCTTGAATCGGCATACGAAAACTGCTTTTTCAGTTTCGCCGCATCCGGGTATATTTCTGCTGAAACGCCGATTTCATGCAGCTTTGGTAACAGTCCCAGGCAAAACATCACCTCCTTCTCACCGAAATTGGCAAACAGCACCCTTGACGATTGCACTGCCTCGGCCGGAAACAGCTTTAACTGCTCTATCACATCATAAATCCGGTCGGCCCCGAACGAAACACCCACACCTGAAATATCCTTTAAACCGAATATTCCCGTAAGATCATCATACCTTCCGCCACCGCAGATACTGCCTATTT
This window encodes:
- a CDS encoding GxxExxY protein, with translation MNENQLSNQIIGLAIKVHKTLGPGLYENVYKDCLFYELSNSGLLVEKEKPVSVTYENHVLDCSFRMDLFVEKKVVLEIKSVEEITRIHMTQLLTYLKFSQAKLGLLMNFNVALLSQGIKRVVLNL